A stretch of Chloroflexota bacterium DNA encodes these proteins:
- a CDS encoding MBL fold metallo-hydrolase, whose amino-acid sequence MEITFHGAAQTVTGSQHLVQVNGAKLLLDCGLFQGSRQETYYRNQHFMYDPHSVQTLVLSHAHTDHAGNIPNLVKKGFSGPILTTPASRNLANFMILDSARIQENDAEFVNKRKLKNGEPPIEPLYGTEDAEAALRLFEDRDYAKPFDVAPGVTAQFYEAGHILGSAITVLDIKEGLRKIRLAFSGDLGRKNMPILRDPTPIADVDYLIMESTYGNRLHKSPDEAHTQLRRVMREAVERGGKVIIPSFAVGRAQELIYSLQQLIRNRDIPSIPIYVDSPLAVNITKVFGKHKELYDTGALRALKEDDDGNLFTAPGLTYVGSADESKALNDRKDPMVIISASGMCETGRILHHLRNNIENPRNTILIVSWQAPNTLGRRLVEKEPRVKIFGETFNLKAQVEVINGFSAHADQTGLLEWALALKGRLKKVFLVHGEPEPANALAEKLREGGIRDVHYPGLHESVAL is encoded by the coding sequence ATGGAAATCACCTTTCACGGCGCGGCCCAAACCGTCACCGGCAGCCAACATCTGGTTCAAGTGAACGGCGCAAAGCTCCTGCTCGACTGTGGCTTGTTTCAAGGCTCACGCCAGGAAACGTACTACCGCAACCAGCACTTCATGTACGATCCGCACTCGGTGCAAACGCTGGTTCTCTCGCACGCCCACACCGACCATGCCGGCAACATCCCCAACCTGGTGAAGAAAGGATTCAGCGGCCCCATCCTCACCACGCCCGCCTCGCGCAACCTCGCCAATTTCATGATTTTGGATTCGGCCCGCATCCAGGAAAACGACGCCGAGTTTGTCAACAAGCGCAAGCTCAAAAACGGCGAGCCGCCCATCGAGCCGCTTTACGGAACCGAGGACGCCGAAGCCGCCCTCAGGCTCTTCGAGGATCGCGATTACGCCAAACCCTTCGACGTCGCCCCCGGAGTGACGGCCCAATTCTACGAGGCCGGCCACATCCTCGGCTCGGCCATCACCGTTCTCGATATCAAAGAGGGCTTGCGTAAAATCCGCCTGGCGTTCTCCGGCGACCTGGGGCGCAAGAACATGCCCATTCTGCGCGACCCGACTCCGATTGCCGATGTTGATTATTTGATCATGGAAAGCACCTACGGCAATCGTCTCCATAAATCACCGGACGAGGCTCATACCCAGTTGCGGCGGGTGATGCGTGAAGCCGTCGAGCGCGGGGGCAAGGTCATCATCCCCTCGTTTGCCGTTGGCCGGGCGCAGGAGCTGATTTACAGTTTGCAACAACTCATACGCAACCGCGACATCCCGTCTATTCCGATCTATGTTGACAGCCCGCTGGCGGTGAACATCACCAAAGTGTTCGGCAAGCACAAGGAACTTTACGATACCGGCGCTTTGCGCGCTCTCAAAGAGGACGATGACGGCAACCTCTTCACGGCTCCCGGCCTGACTTACGTCGGCAGCGCCGACGAATCAAAAGCGTTGAATGATCGCAAAGACCCCATGGTCATCATCAGCGCCTCGGGCATGTGCGAAACCGGGCGCATTCTGCATCACTTGCGGAACAACATCGAGAACCCGCGCAACACCATCCTCATCGTCTCCTGGCAGGCACCCAACACCCTGGGTCGCCGCCTCGTCGAGAAAGAGCCGCGAGTCAAAATTTTTGGCGAGACGTTTAATTTGAAGGCGCAGGTGGAAGTGATCAACGGCTTCTCAGCCCACGCCGATCAGACTGGACTGCTGGAGTGGGCGCTGGCCCTCAAGGGCCGGCTCAAGAAGGTCTTCCTCGTCCACGGCGAGCCGGAACCAGCCAATGCCCTGGCCGAAAAGCTTCGCGAGGGCGGCATCCGCGACGTGCATTACCCTGGCCTGCACGAGTCAGTGGCCCTCTGA